The stretch of DNA ACAACTGAGTTAGTATGAATAACTTATTAAAAGTTTAGTGATCTAGGGGATGTCATAGATTTCATCATTCACCAGCTGGAGTGATACCATAACAAATAGGTCCCTGAGCACATATACGTTTACATTCACCCAACACACTTGTAAATATTAACCATTGTTATGAGGGACTTGTACCAGAAATGGAGTTTTTCAGTGAAAGACGAAATAAGACAAACTTCATTCAATCGGTCAggctaatgaatgaatgaatgagggtGTCCTTTAATGTTGCTCAAAGCAATAcgcgccctctgctggatcCCTCAGGTATTACACTCGCATGCAGCCATGCAGTTTACCACTACTAGTGGCCAGGAGATACTAGTGGTCCACTAGTATCTGCTGGGCACGAAATACATAACgcattattataaaaaaaaaattcacatgtcaccagaggggctccgtacGGCCATGATACTAGCTACTCTAGTTCATTTTGCTGTCTGCACTGTGTCTCCCCCAACCACTTACCAACAACTCCACCACTGTTTGCTGGCGACTTGCTTGTTCTAGAAAGACGTCATTGGTGTAGACACTTGTCACTCAAACATATCTGACCAATGGGGAAGCATCCGCCCACTGCGGGATGTTTGTGTCAAAATGATTCAATCAAAAAAAACGACttcgaaaaaaaaaatcaattaaataaaaaaagtgttcaaatgattttttttggattgaaaatgttttctttgattgaagtaactgttttgaattgaataataaagacaaaaatgtccTACCCTTAATATGgcccaaacacaaaaaagattaCTTCAATCAAAAAAATATTCTCGAAAAAACtttttcaatcaaaaaaaaaagtgttcaaatgcattttttggGGTCTCAAATACTTTTTGGCattcaaacacttttttctttgattgaaaaaGTTATTTTTGATTGAAGTGAATTGgattgaataataaagacacaaatctaccttcatatttatctttatattcTATACATAAAagccaatatattgatatcCGATTTTTTTACTCGCTAATATTGGTATCGCCaccagccccaaaaatccagtatagACCGGGCTGTAATTTAAAGCTATTAATGCAAATAAAAGTCTGAAAGGGTAACAGTTTTATCCCTAGGATGGCGAGGGCATTAACCTCTCTACACTtactctgattggctagtactcgTTGTCTTCTCTTTAAACATGAGGAGTGTGATTGGTTAGAGTCAGGGTAAGAATGTCAGTATTAGCCAATCAGAAGGAAAGTAGGGCGGGTCATAACTTCACCATCCTAGGACAAAAAAACGGGATCATATCCGGGTTAAAGATTGTAATCTTGTAACGTCTGATTCCCAACAACCTAGTTCCGCGTTGTTAGCATATTAGCAGCAAAGCTAACCTGAGAGTAACTTCAGCTATTTATCCCGACCTTGACTGCTGAATTCAACCCTAAACAAAGACGACAAAAAGGAGAAACGCATCCAAGGTGTTTGGGCTGAACGTGTAAGCTAACAATGAATCCGTGTTTCACcgttttgatgtgttttatgtgagTTAAAGTACGAGCTGctagttcctgtttaatgggcGGCTAATGTGTTAGCTCCTAAGAAACATAAACATAGTGGGCTTTAATTAAAGAATAATGAGGGTTTGTTAAAGTTGACACATCAGCTGATGAAGCTAGAAAGAGTCCAGAGGAGCCGATGTGCCAGAGCGGAAACTAGCTCACTAAATCTGATGTTAGAAAACGTGTAATATACATAAATTAAAAGCATAATGTCAGGGATTTATATGTTCAAAGATGTGAAGGAGAAAGGACAGGGAGGTTAGTGTCAGTGTCTTATTAGTATGGGGTGTGTTCTTTCTTTTGTACTCAGGCCCATTGTGCAGCATGAGTCTGCATGTTGTTCagatacaaacagaaacagaaactggaCCAGGCTCAGATGCACAGGTGCTGGTACAAAAACaatgtttcagtgttgtttctctcttgctttctcttAACGACAAGAACAAAAATCTTTCCCTCACAGTTAGCAACATATAATTCAAATATGGGTTGCCTCCCACTAACATTtagtttttcaaatattttattatttgaataatcatttagtccacAACATGTTGAGAATAATGAGATTCATCACAAGTTATGAGAgcagtaataatataatagtataattcATCCAATGATCCTAAGTAATAACATGTTAATGTCCATTATTCACAATGAAACCATTTGTGGTTGCTcgttctctcctcttttctttctctttccttttggtTAAAGGAAGGAACAATGAATTTTGTTTAGATACATTTGATGCTTGTGTACTCAATTGACATGTTAAcatcagaaaattaatcagcagatGTTTTGATGATCAGATCATTTTAGTCTgaatatatttcaattttaaacTGTTTATCAGACAGAGTAAGACATTTTGAAAGTGTCAGCATGAACATTtgatgaattaataatgaaaataacaataataatgggATTCATCTCAACTTATGAGAGCAATAATTAAGTTATAATTTCTTGAGGTTTGACCAACATTTGGGTGACAGATAAAAGGTAACATGGTAACATCTATTGTTCAcaatgtttatttgtataggtctttaaaacacagctttagttaaaagtaatttacacacacaataaaacttAACTTGTGACTCTATAAATGCTTTAATAactgaataaatataatatagaaaaatagatcatttgacaaaaacaaattttaaacttttaactgCATCACATGGTTTTAATCATTGGATGAAGTTTGCACAGGTGTCGTGGAGATGACTCAGTTGTACTTTGACTTCGGTCACGTGAGGACAGGTGGTCGTTTATGGTCGAGATGAACAAATATCAATGTTTCACACTCAGTTTTAGTCATGTTTGTCAGTGAAGTACCTGCAGATTCAGTAAATGTTCTTCTGTGACAGTGATTTGTCCGCCATGTTAAGACTGTTAAAGGTTATTCCTTTAATCGTGACACTCAGACACTGTAGTCAGCTTTTGTCAAACCTGTGAGATTTGTGTTTGTGGTAGGTCTTTTAACACATGAACTGCTGTCGTTTTTTCTGGGAACAAACTTTGGCAGAATTTGCACTTCATGAGGACAACAGAGCAGCCTCCTATTCAGCCTAGAGCAAACCATCTATGCCAGTAAAATGTGGAGTGACAGTGTAACATTTGCCATAGTCGTGACACGGGTGAATCACGCAGCTGAGTCACACACAGCGAGAGTCTATGTCAGGATCACACAGCTGAAAGTGTGCCGGCAGTCGACTGAAGATTAGCAGCTCCTGATGAAGCAGCTCAGAGACACCTGCCCTGAACGGGGCCGCTACCTCAGTAACAGCAACAGTTTAACGGTTGATAGCATGTGAGCTTAGCATAGGACGAGATGTACTTTATCTACAGAGttattcagtttaatttatGTGTTAGTTAGAGCAGGTGCCTGTCATGTAAATGTCTTTTAGTTTCTATTAACTGTGAACAATCCTCTCATGTCTTCGCTTTTTACCCTCCAGGGTGCCAGTTCTGGTCCAGGGTCGTTGAACGGTTAATGCACAGAGTAAAGAGGCTGAAAGTTGAAGACAAAACAGAAGACGGCCAGGACAGGTATGGAATATTTTTCACTCACAGCTGCTAGAACCTCATTCAGTTTTCAACTTCAGTACATTTTCTGtaatttgaattaaattgaGTTATAGTtggaccttttttaaaaagttctaACTGGACTTTTTATAAGAAGGAAAATCGATgcgcaactattttgataatcaaataattgttttagtcaGAGGTTGTTTTTCTTAAGCATAAATGCAGAAAATCTGTTTGTTGTAACTTCTTGCATTCACAGATTTGAAGTTTTGATGTTAGTTAACTGAATATATGGATTTTGGACATTGATCAGACAAAATTAGACATTTATAGATGTCACAATGAACTCTAAGAAATAATAACAGGCACTCTTCACCATTTCTCACACTTTATAGAACAGTTGATTAATGGAGTAGAAATCAATAATGTAAATAGtctttagttgcagccctactgaGCCATACATTTCCTattcaataacattttataatttctttaaaatgtttttaccaGCCATTTAtatagagcacatttaaaaacaacagaaattgACCAAATTGTtttacagaaaatgtgaaatcggaatgaataataattttttGATAAAGTAGTTCTGTGAAGGTGGATCTTCAGTAGGGATTTAAAAATAGTGATATATGAGGGAGTGAGGGGGAAAATGGTCACAGTCCGAGAGCAACAATGGAAAAAGAGCATGTAGACAAATGAAAACCTTGATGGAGCTTTATTTGGCAGGTGGTCATTGTTAGTTCATCGTTTTGACTCTGAATGTCCATCCACAGCGTCAGAGAGACACTGGCAGGCATGATGGGTGTGGACGAACTTTCAGACAGCACCGAGGTGGTGGAGATGGAGGATGTGAATCCTTCCCACTTCCAGGTGGAGAAGCACACGTGGGACGGCCTACGGAAAATCATTCACAACAGCCGCAAGAACACAGGCGTGATCATCAGCAAGGCGCCACATGACTTCCATTTCGTCCCGAAGGATGAGACTAGCCCTCATTCTCATCGCATCTTCTACCTTGGTGAGCTGGGGAACCGAAAGAGGAATTAGCACGTGTTAAGTGGCAAATTTGCCAAACTTCTGCCAGGTTACAGTAAATactaaaacatgaatgaaaaccaGATCAGTCTCGTTGCTCTTAGCAGCGGCCAGCTTGGATGCCACCTGTTTCCATGGTGGCTCAGTTGTTGACAGTGTATAGTGATGCCTGTATTCTGCTCCTTTAGGGTTACCCATCACAGTCCACCACACATCCTGGTagctttttaaagctttatccACTACATgctgtagttgtgtaggtgatTAGATGTTTACTGCTtctcaaatataaatacagcaACTTGGGCgatgaagaaaaacattcaaaacactttaattttaaaatggcTATTTAGAGCAGTATGTTTCTTATTCCTGTGGACTGCACAAAGCTTTCTAAAGCTGTCATTTTGCACCAGTGTTCAATAATCATGCAGcgagaggaagaaaacaaaccAGTTTTTAGACACATGCTGTAGGTTGAGCTTCTTGGAAGTCACTGTTTATGGCCAGTAATTAGATTTCTCAGCAAAGCGTGGTTTAGTGGTTAGCTTAACGTGGTTTTCACAGTCTGTTTGTCCTCTCTGGCGTTGCAGGAATGCCTTATGCCAGCAGGGAAAACACTTTACTCTACTCCGACATTCCCAAGAAGGTCCGCAAAGATGCTCTACTGGTTTTGTCATGGAAACAGATGCTGGATCATTTTCAGGTGAGGAAGATTTTCAGTCCTCTCCCTCCACTGTCCGACATTTTGACATGATTAAACCTATCCCAGTACCTTCATACTGGTGTATTTCCCCATTGAGCTTAATGCTCCTCTTATAAATTTCCCCCTTAAGACAAAGTATTTATTATTGAGCAGATGTTTTCACCGCTGAAAAATGAAGATAAGAGGGTTTATTTATTAGTACATGGCTTCTCTCTCTAATTTAGTCTGCTAATATTTTCTTACTTCCTATCTGTGTTACATGCCCTGAACAAACTGTCTTTGACCTTGATCTCAGTTGGCCAGCATCGtcactttgtgtgttttcctgtcaCCTCTGACCTCAGGCCAGCCCTCACCATGGGGGCTTCTCCAGAGAGGAGGAGCTGCTGCGAGAGAGGAAGCGTTTGGGGGTGTCTGGCATCACTTCATATGACTACCACCATCCCAGCGGCCTTTTCCTGTTCCAAGCCAACAGCAGTCTGTACTACTGCCGCGACGGTGGAAACAACACCTTTACTGTGAGTTAACATGCAGCTAAGAAAGAATTTCACTGTCACGTAGGACAGAGGGGAGtcatgcaagaacatttttgtatttgtatctcaaaactcttttttttttcctctgagctTTGATCATACAAGTGTTCAAAATCAGATTCAAGAAATTCTCTTAACTTCTTGAACTTGTCATAAATTGCTCATTTAAGCCTGTTGAATATCGCCTGTTCATGAGATTTCATCATTATAATCATCTGCTGTAAGAACGAGTGGTTCTTGCATGGTCCAGTGACAATTACAGACCTGCAGAGATTGAAAAGATTAGAGCTGATAACAATTCCTTTGCCAGAATGTGAGATTTTGGGCATTTAAATGACATGATGCATAACAAGAGTCCCTGAGTAAGAATATTGGTtgttccattaaaaaaaaagttgactcTATTCTGCCTGTTGAATACGTTGAATACGTTGAATACGTTAAATACATAGGCATGAGTGATACTATCTGAAGCTATAAATCAGAATCTATGGATATGTTACGACTATTTTATGCTGCTGCTTTGGCCCAGTCTCTCATGTAAAATAGATAATGTATCTCAAAAGATTTCCTGGTTAAAACAAATCCTTGTCAATTAGACTAAAGAATTAAAAGTAAAGAATTACCAGTGTCAATTTAacgtattgttgttgttttgtgtttcactgTTTGCTTTGCTACAagtctgtttctcttttaatGACAAAGTTGTCCTCcattctgtatttgtgtttgtgcagacgTCTCCTATGAACCCCATAGAGATAAAGAGCCAGAGTTCAGGCACACGCATGGACCCCAAGATCAGCCCCGGAGACCCCAACTTTATCGGCTTTATCAACAACAATGACATTTGGGTGACCAGCATTGAGACGGGTGAAGAGAGGAGGCTCACCTTCTGCCATAAAGGTCAGGATTGGAGCAGACAGATTCTCACAGACATACTGTGATACTTTAGTCATttttgtttactgtgtttgactttttctgtgttttcattttaggTATTGATAATCCAAAAGAGGATCCTAAATCTGCTGGAATAGCTACGTTTGTCTCTCAAGAAGAATTTGATCGCTTCACTGGATACTGGTGGTCACCAGCGGCTCAAGAAGGTGAGCAAAGAATACACAAGTTAGACGTTGTTTGTGATACTTGCTTGCTTATATTGTTCTTTGACTGGTTCTACTACTCTGTGCCTTCTCTTTGCCTGGTTTTACTGATCTCCTCTTCCTGGCTCAGATTCAGACGGCGGTAAGACTCTGCAGATTCTGTACGAGGAGGTGGATGAGTCCGAGGTTGAGATCATCCATGTCCCATCTCCAGCTCTGGAGGAACGTAAAACAGACATCTATCGATACCCACGTGCAGGTAAACACACGCTGAaaagatttatatttattacatctAAAATATTTGAtgcattgttttatttcttttgataGAAAAGCATTTAATAAACACGTTACTTAAAAACTCTAAGGTTGACGCTGTCTCTTGTTATTATCAGTAAGGTTTCATGATGTGAGTTAATATGTTGATACTgagttttattcatttccagGCAGCAAGAATCCTGATATCACTCTCAAAATAGCAGAAATCAAGACAGACAGTCTCGGCAAAGTGAGTGCTCATCAGTGCCACAAAACTTCCTAAATTgtacttgtttttttatgaacagAACTTTGTTAATCAGAAAGTTCTTCAGAAATATGAGATCAGCCTGGTGTTGTTTCTCCCTCAGATTGTCAGCACACAGGAAAAGGAGCTGCCGGTTCCCTTCACCAGCCTGTTCCCCAGTGCTGAATACATCACCAGAGCCGGATGGACAAAGGACGGCAAATAGTGAGTTTGTTCAcatacaggaagaaaagaaaacatcctgtgatttttaaaattaaaaccacGTAACCTTAAAACCTCACCATGCTCCAGATTCTTCAAAATCCAGAAATAAGGTAACATTATTCACACAAGTCacacctcttcctctctgtctgtgtgtcagtgcgtGGGCAGTCATGATGGACCGACGGCAGCACCATCTCCAGCTGGTCCTGCTTCCTCCGGCACTCTTCATTCCTGCTAATCAGGATGAGGCCAGCAGGCAGGCGAGCCTGGAGGCCCTCGGTGATACAATCCAGCCCTTCATTATCTACCAAGAGGCCAGTGACATCTGGATCAATGTGAGCAGGCTGCGCCAAATAAGACGGATTAAAGTCTAAAATCTGAATACAGCTttaagtggggaaaaaaagaacataccGACCATTTGTTTGTCCTGCAGGTTCATGATAtcttccatccattcatccaaaCCAGTGATGACGAGATCACCTTCATCACAGTAAATGAATCCAAAACAGGCTTCTGCCACCTGTATAGGATCACATCAGTGTTACAGCGAGGCAGCTACAGCTGGGCCGGAGGCTACAAGCACTCTGAAGGTATCACTGCTCAGTGTCACAGTTCTTGATCTGTGCCATATTTAAGAGATTTAAGATTGTACAGCTGTATCCTACTTGAGTctgtatcttattttattttaaaattattcatGCAATGACATTGAAATTTGGTTTTGTTGTTTCCTGTGTGTCCAAAAAAAGTCCATCTGATCTATCCATTAATCCACTTACATgacacctctcctctctctcctgtctcaccaGATGATTTTAAGTGTCCAGTGAAAGAGGAGGTGACGATAACCAGTGGGGATTGGGAGGTGTTGGCCAATCACGGAGCAAAGGTAAAGCCTGAGTTCATATCTGCTAAAGGTCGCTGATATTTAACAGTGTGTAGTGCAGCGCTAATAAACCACCAAAACCACTTACCAGTaaactgtgttttaaattagatttgagATGTGCTACATGACGCACGTACACGTATTTGATAGAgcagttcatgtgtgtgtttttcagagctgctgcaacaggaagtgaaattaGGGCATTGTCAAGTCTTATAATGCTCATGCTGTACATAAGACtgtatattttctgttgtgAAAGCCCCCATCATATCACATGCATGTCAGTGTGAAGAGTGAGGCAAAAGAATTGTCAGTGTAAAATTCACAAAAATGAAGTTTCAAGATATGCAGAGTATTGAACCACAGGTTTTAGGTATGTTTAAAATGGATTAGGATTAGATTATTCCAGACTTTGTTCATTAACAAAGTGAAACTAAAAAGAATGATATAACAAAGAACAAGATGTAGACGTGGATAAAAACAAACTAAGAAAGGAATAAGACAGGTATGGATGTAAATGATTGAATTAATGGAGACACTAACTTCaaaacaagatgtttttttaccTTCTGTATTAACAAAAATCACCATCAGTCTTTATGTTCTTTCTCTGTGGTGTTTGGTGCAGCGTTCGTCCAGTCCTCAGATTTGGGTGGATGAGAAAGCGAAGCAGGTTTACTTCCAGGGAACGAAGGATTCTCCTCTGGAGCATCACCTGTATGTGGTGAGCTACGAGTCGCCGGGTGAAATCGTCCGACTCACCAAACCTGGTTTCTCCCACAGCTGCTCCGTgagccaggtacacacacacacacacacacacagatgtgtgtttggtccatctgaaatgttttattgttgtgtttcatTGCCCTGTTTTGTTTCTCCCTCTTCACAGACCTTTGACATGTTCATCAGCCATTACAGCAGTTTGACCACCCCACCCTGCGTGCACATCTACAAGCTGATGGGCTCAGAGAGCGACCCGCTACACAAAG from Scomber japonicus isolate fScoJap1 chromosome 7, fScoJap1.pri, whole genome shotgun sequence encodes:
- the LOC128361597 gene encoding dipeptidyl peptidase 9-like — encoded protein: MHRVKRLKVEDKTEDGQDSVRETLAGMMGVDELSDSTEVVEMEDVNPSHFQVEKHTWDGLRKIIHNSRKNTGVIISKAPHDFHFVPKDETSPHSHRIFYLGMPYASRENTLLYSDIPKKVRKDALLVLSWKQMLDHFQASPHHGGFSREEELLRERKRLGVSGITSYDYHHPSGLFLFQANSSLYYCRDGGNNTFTTSPMNPIEIKSQSSGTRMDPKISPGDPNFIGFINNNDIWVTSIETGEERRLTFCHKGIDNPKEDPKSAGIATFVSQEEFDRFTGYWWSPAAQEDSDGGKTLQILYEEVDESEVEIIHVPSPALEERKTDIYRYPRAGSKNPDITLKIAEIKTDSLGKIVSTQEKELPVPFTSLFPSAEYITRAGWTKDGKYAWAVMMDRRQHHLQLVLLPPALFIPANQDEASRQASLEALGDTIQPFIIYQEASDIWINVHDIFHPFIQTSDDEITFITVNESKTGFCHLYRITSVLQRGSYSWAGGYKHSEDDFKCPVKEEVTITSGDWEVLANHGAKRSSSPQIWVDEKAKQVYFQGTKDSPLEHHLYVVSYESPGEIVRLTKPGFSHSCSVSQTFDMFISHYSSLTTPPCVHIYKLMGSESDPLHKEPQFWASMMESSGFPFDYTPPEIFSFTGKSGFELYGMLYKPHDLVPGRKHPTVVFVYGGPQVQLVNNSYKGVKYLRLSTLASLGYAVMVIDGRGSCQRGLKFEGAVKDKMGQVEIDDQVEGLHYVAEKYKFVDLNRVAIHGWSYGGFLSLMGLIHKPDIFKVAIAGAPVTLWMAYDTGYTERYLDTPENNQKGYEACSVALHVDKLPNEPNRLLILHGFLDENVHFFHTNFLVSQLIRAGKPYSLQVYPNERHSIRCPESGEHYEITLLHFLQQNL